The Microbacterium natoriense genomic interval GAGGCCGTCGTCGCCGCCGTCGGGAGCGCGCTTGCGGGCGCCGTCGGCATCGCGGCGTTCTCACTCGACGTCCCGAGGCCGACCACGGTCGGCCTCGGCGACACCTTCGTCGGCGGCTTCCTCGCCGGCGTCGCGCGATCCGCGGAGCGAGCATGAAACCCGTGCGTCTCGGTTCGAACCGCCCCGCGGAGCGCTTCTACCGCGGTGGTGCTCGCATCAGCGCCTTCCGCGGCGAGGGGACGTCGGCGCCCCGTGAGCCAGAGGACTGGATCGCGTCCGCGACCACGGTCCGCGGCGAGCCGCTGCTCGGTCTCTCCCGGTTGCCGGACGAACGGCTGCTGCGCGACGCGATCGCCCAGGACCCGGTCACCTGGCTCGGTGACGAGCACGTCGTCCGCTGGGGCTCCGATACGCGCCTGCTCGTCAAGCTGCTCGACGCGGGTCAGCGACTGCCGGTGCACGCGCATCCGCACGACGACTTCGCAGCGACGCACCTCGGAGCCGCTCATGGCAAGGCCGAGGCGTGGTACATCCTGCAGGGCGGAACAGTGCACATCGGCCTCCGAGAGGACGTCGCCGCGACGGAGCTCCTCGGGCTCGTCGCCCGCCAGGACGTCCCGACCCTTCTCGGCCTTCTGCACGAGGTCGACGTCGCAGCGGGAGACGTCGTCTGGGTTCCGCCGGGGGAGCTGCACGCGATCGGCGCCGGCGTCCTGCTGCTCGAGCTGCAGCAACCGGAGGACCTGTCGATCCTCCTGGAGTGGGAGGGATTCGATATCGATGGGCCTGCGCTCGGTCATCTCGGGCTCGGATTCGAGACCGCGCTCGCCGCGGTGAACCGGCGGGCACGGTCGAGCGCCGGGCTCTCGGGGCTCGTGGCGGCCGCACCGGCATCAGGCTCGGTCTTCCCTCCGGCGGCCGACGAGTACTTCCGGCTCGAGCGGATTCCGGTGGAGGGCGCCGCCGTCGTCGAACGCGGCTTCTCGGTCGTTCTGGTCGACGACGGCGAGGTCTCGATCGATGGAGAGAGCAGCTCCCGCGGCAGCACCCTGTTGGTGCCCCATGCGGCCGGCGCGCTCGACGTGACGGGGGAGGGCGAGCTCCTGGTGGCGCGCCCGCCGGCACCGTGACCCCGGATCGGGCACGAGTCGCGGCCGTCTAGAATGGACTCATGCCCGAACCGAAAGTCGCCAGTTTTCCGGCGATCCGCGGTGCGCTGAAGTTCTACCAGATCGCCTCGATCATCACCGGAGTCATGCTGCTCCTGCTGGTCGCCGAGATGGTGCTCAAGTACACGCCGATCCACCTCGAGCTCTTCCTCGGCGGATCCGGAGGCTTCCTCTGGTTCGCTCAGGTCGTCCAGGGACCGGAAGGCCTCGTGTCGACCGGCGACGGACTCAACCTGTCGCTCGGCATCCTCGTCGCGCACGGCTGGTTCTACGTCGTGTACCTGTTCGCGTGCTTCCGCGTGTGGAGCCTGATGCGCTGGCCGTTCCTGCGTTTCATCATGCTCGCCCTCGGCGGTGTCGTGCCGCTGCTGTCGTTCTTCATGGAGGCGATCGTCGCCCGCGAAGTGAAGGCCTATCTCGCCACCAGGGAGGCCGCTGAGGCTCCCGCCACTGCCACGGAAGGTGTCCGGTGACCGAACAGTCCGAGACCCAGCAGCGCCCTGCGCTCGTCGTCGATTTCGGCGCGCAGTACGCGCAGCTGATCGCACGTCGCGTCCGCGAAGCGGGTGTGTACAGCGAGATCGTGCCGCACACCGCGACAGCCGAGGAGATCGCCGCGAAGAACCCGGTCGCGATCATCCTCTCCGGCGGACCGTCGTCGGTCTACGAAGAGGGCGCCCCGCGCCTGGACCCCGCGGTCTTCGACCTGGGCGTGCCGACGCTGGGCATCTGCTACGGCTTCCAGTACATGGCCCAGACCCTCGGCGGCGAGGTCGCGAACACGGGCCTGCGCGAATACGGCGCGACGGATGCCGTCGTCACCGGCGACGGCGGAACGCTGCTCGGCGGGCAGCCGGTCGAGCAGAACGTGTGGATGAGCCATGGCGACCAGGTCGCGAAGGCTCCTGAAGGCTTCGAGGTCCTCGCGACGACTGAGGCGACGAAGGTCGCCGCGTTCGCGAACGAGGAGCGCGGCTTCTACGGCGTGCAGTGGCACCCCGAGGTGAAGCACTCAGACCACGGCCAGCGCGTGCTGGAGAACTTCCTGCACAAGGGCGCCGGGCTCGCATCCGACTGGAACAGCGGCAATGTGATCGCCGAGCAGATCGAGCGCATCCGCGAGCAGGTGGGCGATGCCCGCGTCATCTCCGCCCTGTCCGGCGGCGTCGACTCCGCCGTCTCGACGGCTCTCGTGCACAAGGCCATCGGCGACCAGCTGACCGCCGTCTTCGTCGACCACGGCCTTCTCCGCAAGGGCGAGCGCGAGCAGGTCGAGAAGGACTACGTCGAATCGACCGGCGTCCGTCTCATCACGGTCGACGCAGCTGACACCTTCCTCGGCCACCTCGCCGGTGTCACCGACCCCGAAGAGAAGCGCAAGATCATCGGGCGCGAGTTCATCCGCGCCTTCGAGAAGGTGCAGCTCGATCTCGTCGCCGAGGCCAAGGCATCCGGCGGAGCTGCCGTGAAGTTCCTCGTGCAGGGCACCCTGTACCCCGACGTGGTCGAGTCCGGCGGCGGTGCGGGCACCGCGAACATCAAGTCGCACCACAACGTGGGCGGGCTGCCCGACGACCTCGACTTCGAGTTGATCGAACCGCTGCGCGCCCTGTTCAAGGACGAGGTCCGTGCGATCGGCCGCGAGCTCGGCATCCCCGAGGCGATCGTCGGACGCCAGCCCTTTCCGGGGCCCGGTCTCGGCATCCGGATCATCGGTGAGGTCACCGCTGACCGTCTCGAGATTCTGCGTGAGGCCGACGCCATCGCCCGCGAGGAGTTGACCAAGGCAGGCCTCGACCAGGAGATCTGGCAGTGCCCGGTCGTGCTGCTCGCCGATGTCCGCTCGGTGGGCGTGCAGGGCGACGGCCGCACGTACGGTCACCCGATCGTGCTGCGTCCGGTCTCCAGCGAAGACGCCATGACGGCCGACTGGACACGCCTGCCCTACGACGTGCTGTCGAAGATCTCGAACCGCATCACCAACGGCGTCCGCGACGTCAACCGCGTGGTGCTCGACGTGACCTCCAAGCCCCCGGGGACGATCGAGTGGGAGTGATGCGGTCGCTCCCGCTCGGGTGAATCGCGCGAAGGGCGCGGACTTCGGTCCGCGCCCTTCTGCGTACCCTCGACGCGGGAAGCGCGCACACGGGTCTCGCGGTCGTGCGCGGGGACCGGGCCTAGAACCGTCGACCCCCGGAGCGGCCGGACGACCGGCTTCCACCGCCGAACGATCCGCCGCCCGAACGACCGCTCGAACGGCTTCCCGAACGGCTTCCACCGGAGGACCATCCGCCGGACGAGCGCGACGATCCGCCCCACCCCGAGGAGCTTCCGCTCCCGCCGCTGCTCCCGTTGCCGAATGCGCCGGAGAGGGCGCCGAGCACGGCGCCACCGAGCACGAACAACACGATGACCCCCGGTTCGTCGGCCGCCACGCCCAGGCCGCCGAAGAACCCGACCGCTCCGCCGCTGAGTCCGCCGACCGCGGCCTTCCCGGCCATGCCGTCGTCGGAATCCGTCGAGGAGTATGAGCGGCGCCACTCCGACGCTTCAGCCGCGTCTGCGGAGTCGTACATGACGGCCTCGTCCGCAGCGGCGCGAGACGGTCTGACGAATCGACGGCTCTCGGGTGCGATCGGCGCGCCGACCAGCGACTGCACCTGCTCTGCCGCGGTGAGTGCGGCCTTCGCGTGCAAGTCTCCGTTCTCGGTGCCCGCGGCGTCACGCGCCAGGGTGAGTTGCCGTTGTGCGGAGCTCAGTCGCGTCAGGAGGAACGAACCCACCTGGCCTGGACGCGCCTGCACCGACTTCTCCGCCGCCTGTACGGCCGCAGTCGCCTGATCCAGGATCGAAGCGGTCGCGCCGGCAGTCGACTCGCCAGGCTGCGATGCGGTGCCCGCATCTGCCTGCACCGTCGTATCCGCATCGGCCGGCACCGTCGAACGCGCGGCGAGGGCGTCGGCCTGAGCGGCGACGGCGTCGTGCAGGTCCTTCGCTTCGGCGAGGAGCCGCTCGATCTCGTGCACGGCCTGAGCCACGGCTCGGGGCTTCCGGCCGTCCGTGGCCTTCTGCATCACGTCGAGCTGCGCGTCGGCCTCCAGCAACCGCGCTCCGATTTCGTCGGCATTGTCTGCGACACCGACGAGATCCGCGGGCGGGAAAGCGGCGGCGAGGACTGCGAGTCGTTCGGCGGCTTCCGTCTGGAGGAGCGCAGCATCCGCACGCGCCGACCTCAGCCGGGCGAGGTTGTCCGCAGCACCGTCGGCAAGAGAACGCAGCGATGCGATCTTCTGCGTGCGCGCGTCGAGGTCGGCATCGATCTGTGCGCAGAGCTGAAGGATCTCATCGGTCCATGACCGGGTCTCCTGGGGCGTGTCCTCATCGGCGTCCTGGAGCTTCTCCAGGATCTGGAATCCTCGCTGCAGGCGCGCTCGGTTCTCGGCGAGCACGTCGGCGAACTCGGCCGTCGTCTCTTCGCCGAACTCCGCGGTCACGAACCCGAGCTCCTGCTCGCTGGTGCGAACCGCCTCATCGGCCTGGACGAGTCGTTGCGCCGTGCGCTTCTTCTGCCCGTCGAGTGTCCGCAGCTCGGCGGCCAGCGCCGCGCGACGGCGCAGGAAGACCACCAGACGCGTGACCGCGAACACGATCAGAGCGAGCACGACCAGGCCGAGCACCCATACCCACCACGGCCAGGGGGTCTTCGAGAACTCGTCCGCCACGTATCCGATCCCGCCCGCCCAGTCGTCGCCCGACAGATACTCGGATCCCAGCCGATCCTCGATCTCGAGGATCCTGGACTCGGAGAGCGGGCCAGCCTCGACGCCGTCGCCGCCGTACTCGGCCGAGATGGCAAGGCTGCGGCCGTCGGTGGCGATCGCGAGAAGATACTGGTCGGGGGCGAGATTGTTGCGCAGTGCGGTGTCGTCCGCCCAGGCGAGGGCGTTGCCGGGGCTCTCGAAATCGGGCACGAGGACGACGAAGAGCTCAGGAGCGCCGTCGGCGGATGCCAGTTCGTCGAGTTGCTGTTCGAGCTGCGCCTCGTCCGCGTCGCTGAGCACGTCGGAGCGATCGCTGATGTACCCGGGGCCGAGCGACGGCGGAGTGTCCGCACTCGCTGCGGACCCCCAGGCGAGTCCGGCGAGCACCGCCAGCAGCCCCGCTGTCGTCGCTGCTCGCAGCATCCGGTTCCTCATCGCGCCCCCTCGCTCGGAATGCGGTTCCCGAACATCATGACACGGGTGCCTCTTCAGGCGAGGTGCTTCAGCGCCTCGCGTTTCGACAGACCGCTGAGCTCCGCCTCGTGCGCGCGGACGAAGGCGCGCACCCACTCCGGATCTGACTTGGCGTATTCGCGCAGCGCCCAGCCGATCGCCTTGCGGATGAAGAAGTCGGTGTCGTGGATGTTGGACTCGATGGCGATCGTGAGCAGCTGACGGTCGGTGGCGTGCTTCCGGCGCAGTTGGGAGATGATGCTGACACGTCGGATCCACATGTCGTCGTCGGCGGTCCACCGCAGCATCAACTGCGTGACCTCGAGCGGGTACGCGTCGAGCACCTCTGCGATGCGCCCGGCGACTTCATCGACATGATCCCACCAGGCGCCGGTGCGGATCATCTCCTCGTGCAGGTCGAGCATCTCGATCCGCGCCCTCAGCGCACGAAGGCCGATCAGCGTCGTCGCGGCGTAGCGCTCCTCGCGGTGCGTCGCCTCACGCCAGAGCAGCGTCGCAGCGTGCCGCAGCTGCGCCGGGTCGTCGACCTCGCGCGCAGCCTGCTTCGTCAGACGGCGGGTGAGGGGCAGCGTCACCCCGAGGTACGGCATCGCGGACTTCATGTAGGCCTGCTGCCCGGGTGCCAGGGCCGGATCGGCGGCATCGCGCAGGGCGAGGCGGATGCTGTCGACGAGTTCAGCCGCGGTCACCCCGCGAGTCTAGAGCGGGGTGCAAGAGAATTCCGAGAAGTTTTTCGAGCGGATGTCGATCGGCGGCATTCCCGTTCGACGTCTTCAATGAGAGGGTCGAGACACGGCCCACCGATCAAGGAGATCATCATGAAGTACATGCTCATCATGCGCGCGACCGACGAGGCTGTGGAGGCCTACAAGGAGATGCCGTTCGAGCAGGTCATCGAGGCCATGGGCCAGTACAACGAGTCCATGATCAAGGCGGGCGTCCTCGCCGCAGGCGAGGGACTGACGGATGCCGCCGAGGGCTTCGTCGTCGACTTCAGCGCCGAGACGCCCCTCATCACCGACGGCCCTTATGGTGAGACCAAGGAGCTGTTCAACGGCTTCTGGATCATCGAGGTGTCCTCTCGTGAAGAGGCCGCCGAGTGGGCGAGTCGTGCACCGCTCGGGAAGGGTTCCTTCCTCGAAGTGCGTCGGGTGACCGACGCGTCGGACTTCCCGGCTGACAACGAGTGGATCGAGAAGGAAGCCGGCTGGCGCGAGGAGCAGGCGCAACGCGCCCAGCAGTGAGATGACCGACTCACCCCTCAGCGAGACGGCGCGCTCCGCCCCCGACACGGGAGCTGCGGAGCGTGCCGTCGCCGCGGTGTGGCGCATCGAGTCGGCGAAGATCGTCGCCACGCTGACGCGGCTGGTCGGAGACTTCGGGCTCGCAGAGGACCTCGCGCAGGAGTCGCTGATCGACGCGCTGGCGCAGTGGTCCGTCGACGGCGTGCCGCGCAACGGCGCGGCGTGGCTCACGGCCGTCGCGAAGCGCAAGGCGATAGACGGTTGGCGGCGGCGGGAGCGCCTCGATGAGCGCATGGCCCTCCTCGCACACGATCTCGAGCGGCAGCAGGACGAGGCTGCCGATGCCCTGCCCTGGGACCCGGATGCCGTCGACGACGATGTCCTCCGTCTGATCTTCATCTCGTGCCACCCCGTGCTCTCGCGGGAGGCGCAGGTGGCGCTGACGCTGCGTGTGGTCGGCGGCCTGTCGAGCGAGGAGATCGCGAGGGCGTTCCTGGTGCCCACCGCGACGGTGCAGCAGCGCATCGTGCGCGCCAAGAAGACGCTCGCGGCCGCGCACGTGCCGTTCGAGATGCCTGGTCGTGAAGAGCATGCGGTCCGGCTCGGCGCGATCCTCGGCGTCCTGTACCTGATCTTCAACGAGGGTCACTCGGCGTCGAGCGGCTCGGACTGGATGCGCCCGGAACTCAGCATCGAGGCCATCAGGCTGTGCCGTGTGCTCGCAGCCCTCATGCCTCGTGAGCGTGACGTGCACAGCCTGCTGGCTCTCATGGAGCTGACGGCGGCTCGGTTCCCGGCTCGTCTCGACGCGCACGGCGACCCGGTGCTGCTCGGCGACCAGGATCGACGGCGCTGGGAGCGAAGCCGCATCTCCCGCGGACGTGCGGCGCTCGCGACAGCCGACGGGCTCGGGGGCGGGCGCAGCGCATTCGGACTGCAAGCGGCGATCGCCGAATGCCATGCGATCGCGCCTTCGGTGGAGCAGACCGATTGGGAACGCATCGTGCTGTTGTATGAAGCGCTGGGGCGTATCGCGCCGTCACCCGTCGTCGAGCTGAACCGGGCGGCGGCCGTCGCGATGGCGACGGGACCGGCATCCGCCCTGCTGATCATCGACGCGCTGAGCGCCTCGGGAGCGCTGCGGGGCTATCACCTGCTGCCGGCGACCCGGGGGGAACTGCTGCTGAGGCTCGGCAGGATCGAGGAGGCGCGCAGCGAATTTGCGACGGCGGCTGCGCTGGCGGGCAACGATCGCGAGCGGATGCTGCTCGAAGCGAAGGCCGCCGGGCACTGAAAAACCCGCCCCCTTCGACCGCCGTGGCGTTCGAAGGGGACGGGCGTGCTCAGGTCGTCGGTCAGTCGCGCACGCGCTGACCGCGGCCGGCAATGAGGCCGTAGATCAGCAGCACGATGATCGAGCCGACGATGGCGAGGAGCCAGGTGCCCAGGTCCCAGAACTCGGTGAGAGGACGGTTCAGGATCAGGCTGCCGAGCCATCCACCGAGCAGCGCGCCCACCACGCCGAGCAGAAGTGTGATGAACCACCCTCCGCCCTGACGGCCGGGAAGGATCAACTTCGCGATGGCCCCGGCGATGAGGCCAAGAAGAAGAAAGCCGAGAAAGCTCATGGTCAGCTCCTTTATGTCGGGAGCCCCGGGGATACCGGGGCTTCGTGTGATCCACTTTCCGCCAGTCGGTTCGTGTTGAACACCCCCTTGCATCTCTCGCCCGGATATGCCAAGAGGCCCGCCTCCCAAGGGAGACGGGCCTCTTGTGCTGAGATTTCGACTCTGCGTTTCGTCTCGCTTCGCTCGCTCAACGACCGGCTTGCCGGGTCGCGGCGTTGTTCCGAGACGTCAGTTGCTGCGGGCGATCGCGATCATGCGCAGGATCTCGACGTACAGCCACACGACGGTAACCATGATGCCGAAGGCGCCGAGCCAGCCGTACTTGCGCGGAGCGCCGTTGCGCACGCCCTGCTGGATCTGATCGAAGTCCATGACCAGCGAGTATGCGGCCATGAAGACGACGAGGACGCCGATGATCAGCCCGAGCGGGATGCCGGCGATCTTGGCGTCGCTGAGGAGGCCGAACGCTCCCTGGGAAACGTTGGTCCACATCAGCACGACGTTCAGCAGCGAGAAGACGAGGTAGCCGCCCATCGCGATCATGAAGATCTTGGTCATCTTCGCAGTGGCGCGGACTTTGCCGCTCGCGAAGAGCGCGAGGGTGACGGCGACGACCGAGATGGTCGCGAGCGTGGCCTGCATCACGATGCCGGGCCACAGCACCTCGAAGAACGCCGAGATGCCGCCGATGAACAGGCCCTCGAACACCGCGTAGGTGAAGATCAGCGCCGGGCGCACCTTCTTGCGCGAGGTGAACGAGACGACCATCGCCAGGATGAAGGCGCCGAGTGCGCCGACGATCCAGGGAAGCATGTTCGGAGCGAACTCGTTGTAGGGGTCGCGTTCGGGGACGGCGACGCCGCCGAGCGTGAACACCCAGGCGATCGCCGCGGTGACGAGCATGATGCCGAAGAGGGCGGCCGTCTTCCAGACCGTGTCTTCGACGGACATCCGGTCGGTCTCGATCGCGCCGGCCGGGGGAGCGGCGTACATGCCCTCCAGCTGTGCGTTCACGGCCGCGTCGACGCCGGCGTGCTGGAACGATGCGGCCTGTGCACCCTGAGCCGCCTGCGGTGCGCCAGGGTAGGTCGCGACGTTCCGCGGATCCTGCTGCTGGAACGCCGGATTGTTGAATGCGAAGTTGCTCATGGTGGGCCTCACTCCAAAGTGGTTGTAGGTCGCTTTCTTCCACGATACCGGGGAGGGGGACGTCGGTGGGTGTTCTACGCTGAGAGCGTGCCCAGGAAAACACCGCTCGTGATCGGGCATCGGGGTGCTCCCGGCTATCGTCCGGAGCACAGCCGCTCGTCCTATGAACTGGCCTTCGCGATGGGTGTGGATGCCGTCGAGCCCGACGTCGTGGCAACGAAAGACGGGGTTCTCGTCGTCCGCCACGAGAACGAGATCTCCGGCACGACCGATATCGCACGGCATCCGGAGTTCGCCGACCGCAAGACCACCAAGCGGGTCGACGGTCAGGCGCTGACCGGATGGTTCACCGAGGACTTCACGTGGGCCGAGCTCTCGACCCTCCGCTGTCGCGAGCGCCTTCCCGAGCTGCGCACCTCGAGTGCGACCTTCGACGACGCCCAGCCCATCCTGCGGCTCACCGATCTGCTCGACCTCGTGCGCCGCGGCTCCACCGAGCACGGACGTGAGATCGGCGTCGTCCTCGAGATCAAGCACGCCACGTACTTCTCCTCGATCGGGCTCGAACTCGCTCCGCTCATCGCGCGCGATCTCCGCGCCACGCGCTGGGCCGATGGAGAGCTTCCGCTGATCGTCGAGAGCTTCGAGTCGACCGTTCTCGGCCAGCTGCGCGAACTGGGCGTCTCGGCTTCCTACGTGTATCTGATCGAGGCCGCGGGCAAGCCGTACGATCTGCTCGTCGCCCAAGGCGCGAAGGCGCTGTCGTACAAAGCGACCGTCACGCCCGCAGGGCTCGACGGTCTGGTCGGCCACGTCGACGGCATCAGCGTGAGCAAGAAGATGCTGTTGACGACCGGCAACACGATCGTGGGCGACGCACACGCCCGGGGTCTGACGGTGTTCACCTGGACATGCCGTCCGGAGAACGGCTTCCTCTCGCCCGAGTTCCGGGGCGGCGGAGGCAAAGCGGCCTACGGAGACTACGAATCGGAGTGGGGCGTGATCGCCGCGACCGGTGTCGACGGCGTCTTCGTCGACCAGCCCGACCTAGGGGTCGCGTTCTTCCGCGGCTGAGCCTCAGAGCGGGCCGAGAACCTCGTGCACGTCCGCGTCGAGTGCGAGCGTGCGCAGGGGCTGCAGGATCTCGCGCTCCTCGAAGCGGAAGTGCGATTCCATGATCGCGTTCACACCGTCGAGGTGGCCCTCGATGGTCTGGGCATCCGCGCCGCTCTCCACGGCACCACGCAGCGCGCCCAGCAGGTGCGAGAGCATCGAGTGGTCCTGCATGAGCTTGTCGATCTTGTCGCCCAGCTCGGGGTGTTCGGCGCGCAGCGCGGGGAACAGAGCCTGATCTTCGCTGCGGTGGTGTCCGTCGAGCGCGGTGCAGAAGCCGATGCAGAAGAGGGCCAGATCGGATGCCGCGTCCGGCGCGGCCTCTCCTGAGCCGAGTGCTTCACGCGTCGCGGCGAGAGCGGCCCGGAGCCGGGTGTGCGCGGCGCGGAGCTCTGCGTCCCAGGCGATCAGGCGGTCGGCTTCCATCTGTCCGAGTCTAAGCGCAGCTCAGAGCCGGCGGTCGAAAGCGCCGTCTCTGGTCGAGACGATCTCCTTGCCCAACGGCATCAGCGACACGGGGATCATCTTGAAATCGGCGATGCCCATCGGGATGCCGATGATCGTGATGCACAGGGCGACGCCCGAGACGATGTGCCCGATCGCCAGCCACCAGCCGGCGAGGACGACCCAGATCACGTTGCCGATCGCCGAGCCAACGCCAGCCGTGGGCTTCGCGACGACCTCGCGGCCGAACGGCCAGATCGCGTAGCCGGCGATGCGGAACGAGGCGATCGCCCACGGAATCGTCACGATCGGGATGCACAGCAGGATGCCGGCCAGGACGTAGCCGAACCACAGGCCGAGACCGGCGAAGATCAACCAGATGATGTTGAGGATCGTGCGCACGTCTCGATTCTTGCACTGCCGCCTGGGCGTGCGCTTCAGCGTGTGGCCGTCGAGCCGTCCTGTCCGCCATCCGCAGTGTCCCCGGCGACGCCTAGACTCGTAAGGCCATGACCGAAGCCCCCCTCATCGTCCCCGGATCCGTCGGCCCTCGCTCCACGTCGGAGCAGGGGCACGACGACCTCCTCGCCGGCCTCAATCCGCAGCAGCTCGAGGCGGTGACCTATCGCGGCCCGGCTCTGCTCATCGTCGCCGGCGCCGGCTCGGGCAAGACGAGCGTGCTGACCCGGCGCATCGCCTCGCTGCTGCGCGCCCGCGAGGCCTGGCCCAGCCAGATCCTCGCGATCACCTTCACCAACAAGGCTGCGGGCGAGATGCGCGAGCGCGTGGAGCAGCTCGTCGGGGACGCGGCTCGCGGCATGTGGATCTCGACGTTCCACTCCGCCTGCGTGCGGATCCTCCGCCGAGAGGCCGAGCAGTTCGGCTTCACCAAGTCGTTCACGATCTACGACTCCGGTGACTCGCGAGCTCTCATCAAGCGTCTGGTCAAGGAGCACGAGGCTGACGCGTACGGTCTCACCCCGGCATCCGTCCAGTCGCGCATCTCGAAACTCAAGAACGAGCTGTCCGACGCCGAGGCCTACGCCCGCCAGGCGAACATGTCCGACCCCGCCGAGCGGATCTTCGTCGAGCTGTTCGCCGACTACCAGCGTCAGCTGCAGAAGGCGAACGCGTTCGACTTCGACGACCTCATCGGGCAAACCGTCTATCTATTCCGCGCCTTCCCCGACGTCGCGAACACCTATCGTCGGCGGTTCCGGCACATCCTGGTCGACGAGTATCAGGACACCAATCATGCGCAGTACGCACTGATCCACGAGCTCACGCGGCCGGCCTCCGCCGACGCTCCCGACCCGTATGCCTCGAGCGGCATGATGATCTTCGAACCCGAGACGACGCCCGCGCTCGAGGGGGCCTCGCTCACCGTCGTCGGCGACTCCGACCAGTCGATCTACGCGTTCCGTGGGGCGGACATCCGCAACATCAGCGAGTTCGAGCGCGACTTCCCCGGGGCCAGGGTCGTGCTGCTCGAGCAGAACTACCGCTCGACCCAGAACATCCTGTCCGCCGCGAACGCCGTGATCGGCAACAACTTCGATCGCAAGGACAAGAAGCTCTGGAGCGACAAGGGCGACGGCGACAAGATCATCGGGTTCACCGGCTACTCGCAGCACGACGAGGCCCAGTTCGTGGCCGACGAGATCGAGTCGCTTCGTCGCGCCGGCTACCCGTACTCGGAGATGGCGGTCTTCTACCGCACCAACTCGCAGTCCCGCGCGCTCGAGGAGATCTTCATCCGCTCTGCGGTGCCGTACAAGATCATGGGCGGCACCAAGTTCTACGAACGAGCCGAGATCAAGGACGCGCTGGCCTACCTCGTCGCCGTGGCGAACCCGGCAGACGAGATGGCCGTGCGGCGAATCCTCAACAAGCCGCGCCGCGGCATCGGCGACGTCACCGCGACGGCGATCGCCCGCTTCGCGGAAGCGCACGGCATCACCTTCCGGCAGGCGCTGTCGGTTCCGACCGAACTCGGCTTCGGGCCCAAGATCCAGGCGGCGATCGCTCAGCTCGATGCGGTGCTCGCCGAGGCCACCGAGATCATGCTCCCCGCGACGGGCGAGGTACCCGCACCCACGACGGTCGCCGACGGTCTGAGCGTGCTGCTCTCGAAGAGCGGGTATCTCGACGCCCTTCGAGCCAGCCGCGACCCGCAGGACGAAGCCCGCGTCGAGAACCTCGACGAGTTCGTGGCGGTCGCTCGTGACTTCGCGCGCAACAACCCCGAGGGCACCATCGTCGACTTCCTCACCGAGGTCGCGCTGGTGTCCGACGCCGACGATCTCGACGACGAGTCGGGCTCGGTGTCGCTCATGACCATGCACACGGCGAAGGGTCTCGAGTACGACGCGGTCTTCGTCACGGGGGTCGAGGAAGACCTCATTCCGCACCGCATCTCGGCAGGAGAGCCGGGCGGCCCGCAGGAGGAACGACGGCTGTTCTACGTCGGCATCACGCGAGCGCGAAAGCGTCTGCACCTGTCGCTCGCCATGACTCGGGCCCAGTTCGGCGAGGTGTCGGTCGCGATGCCCAGCCGCTTCCTGCAGGAGATTCCGGCAGGCCTCATCGACTGGCGCCAGTCGCCGGGCGACGTGAACTCCCGCGGCGGCATGCAGTCCCGAGCACTCAACGCCCGGCGCGCCGGCGG includes:
- a CDS encoding ATP-dependent helicase, with translation MTEAPLIVPGSVGPRSTSEQGHDDLLAGLNPQQLEAVTYRGPALLIVAGAGSGKTSVLTRRIASLLRAREAWPSQILAITFTNKAAGEMRERVEQLVGDAARGMWISTFHSACVRILRREAEQFGFTKSFTIYDSGDSRALIKRLVKEHEADAYGLTPASVQSRISKLKNELSDAEAYARQANMSDPAERIFVELFADYQRQLQKANAFDFDDLIGQTVYLFRAFPDVANTYRRRFRHILVDEYQDTNHAQYALIHELTRPASADAPDPYASSGMMIFEPETTPALEGASLTVVGDSDQSIYAFRGADIRNISEFERDFPGARVVLLEQNYRSTQNILSAANAVIGNNFDRKDKKLWSDKGDGDKIIGFTGYSQHDEAQFVADEIESLRRAGYPYSEMAVFYRTNSQSRALEEIFIRSAVPYKIMGGTKFYERAEIKDALAYLVAVANPADEMAVRRILNKPRRGIGDVTATAIARFAEAHGITFRQALSVPTELGFGPKIQAAIAQLDAVLAEATEIMLPATGEVPAPTTVADGLSVLLSKSGYLDALRASRDPQDEARVENLDEFVAVARDFARNNPEGTIVDFLTEVALVSDADDLDDESGSVSLMTMHTAKGLEYDAVFVTGVEEDLIPHRISAGEPGGPQEERRLFYVGITRARKRLHLSLAMTRAQFGEVSVAMPSRFLQEIPAGLIDWRQSPGDVNSRGGMQSRALNARRAGGFGGTGGSGSGDRFAVTPLPGRDSLKPLSTAMDKFPNRVTAKMRDNGDLELAPGDRIRHTDFGDGRVDAVTGEGAKRIAHVRFDSAGQKKLLIKVAPIEKI